In Primulina eburnea isolate SZY01 chromosome 14, ASM2296580v1, whole genome shotgun sequence, the following proteins share a genomic window:
- the LOC140811107 gene encoding uncharacterized protein, giving the protein MVGCHTSAQIWKRISTLFATRSKARTMQYKLQLQTLKKGNLSMKDYLSKMKRIPPTVNYTTASQTKNHNYSHSQGQFNRRGRGYGRSHHGGRKGWSGNTNNRPSCQICGNIGHVAEKCFYRFDKKFVLSHKQHQPVFNQNPTAAAQHVRPFLNQNPTAAAAMTQSEVVPDEWWFPDSGTSHHVTNDISNLSFGSEYSGGGKIHMRDGTCLPITHIGNSQLFSSLSSRALHLNRLLRVPLITKNLISVSKFASDNSVFFEFHPTFCTVKDRTTGKLLLKGMLHEGLYRFSLGKSVPLSSSAPACFVDQPSSVHLSSNQVLQGLPTLTSYTLNHWHVKFDELSFPFASLSSPPSFPIGHSRSPLLLPSIPQANLPSIPPSSVEISPQHLTPSTTTDTTSPAPFDVSASPSIIPQPSEPSPVNVHPILTRSKDGIYKPKVYATQLLNVHEPLSLHDALFHSEWHQAMRSEYHALIQNQTWSLVPAAVDASIIGYKWVFKVKTLADGSVA; this is encoded by the exons ATGGTTGGTTGCCACACATCAGCTCAAATCTGGAAAAGGATCTCCACTCTTTTTGCTACTCGATCCAAAGCTCGCACAATGCAATACAAGCTTCAATTGCAGACTTTGAAGAAGGGAAATCTCAGCATGAAGGATTACCTTAGCAAGATGAAGA GAATCCCACCCACAGTCAACTACACCACTGCATCTCAAACAAAGAATCACAACTACTCTCACTCACAGGGACAGTTCAATCGAAGAGGTCGTGGTTATGGACGATCTCATCATGGTGGTAGAAAGGGTTGGTCTGGAAACACCAACAATCGTCCTTCATGTCAAATATGTGGCAACATTGGTCATGTAGCTGAGAAATGTTTCTACAGGTTTGACAAGAAATTTGTCCTTTCTCACAAACAACACCAGCCTGTGTTCAATCAAAATCCTACAGCTGCTGCTCAACATGTTCGTCCGTTCCTCAACCAAAATCCTACAGCTGCTGCGGCCATGACACAATCTGAGGTAGTCCCTGATGAATGGTGGTTTCCAGATTCTGGTACTTCGCATCATGTCACAAATGACATCTCCAATTTATCCTTTGGATCTGAGTATAGCGGTGGAGGTAAAATTCATATGCGAGATGGAACATGTTTGCCTATCACCCACATTGGAAATTCTCAATTGTTTTCTTCTTTATCATCTCGTGCTCTTCATTTAAATAGACTCCTTCGAGTCCCTCTTATCACCAAAAATTTAATTAGTGTTAGCAAATTTGCTTCAGACAATAGTGTTTTCTTTGAATTTCACCCTACCTTTTGTACTGTGAAGGATCGCACAACAGGGAAACTACTCCTTAAAGGCATGTTGCATGAAGGACTCTATCGATTCTCTCTTGGAAAATCTGTccctctctcatcctctgcacCAGCTTGCTTCGTAGACCAGCCTTCTTCAGTTCACCTCTCTTCCAATCAAGTGCTCCAGGGTCTTCCCACATTAACATCTTACACACTTAACCACTG GCATGTCAAGTTTGATGAACTTTCATTCCCTTTTGCATCCCTTTCATCACCCCCCTCTTTTCCTATTGGCCACTCCCGTTCTCCTCTACTTCTCCCTTCCATTCCACAAGCTAATTTACCATCCATTCCTCCATCTTCTGTAGAAATTTCACCACAGCATCTCACACCCTCGACAACTACTGACACTACTTCTCCTGCCCCTTTTGACGTTTCTGCCTCTCCTTCTATTATCCCTCAGCCATCTGAACCATCTCCTGTGAATGTCCATCCAATTCTTACTCGGTCCAAAGATGGCATTTATAAGCCTAAGGTGTATGCTACTCAACTTCTCAATGTTCATGAACCTCTGTCTCTGCATGACGCACTCTTTCATTCTGAATGGCATCAAGCCATGCGATCTGAGTACCATGccttgattcaaaatcagacatgGTCTTTGGTTCCTGCCGCTGTCGATGCTTCCATTATTGGCTATAAATGGGTCTTTAAAGTCAAAACTCTTGCTGATGGTTCTGTGGCTTGA